A part of Synechococcus sp. KORDI-49 genomic DNA contains:
- a CDS encoding DUF760 domain-containing protein, whose translation MFNPEFLTTDNNDGQAGNSLIQYLQEQSPDTLQRVAKSASGEIQDIIRHNVQGLLGMLPGEHFEVKVTSNRENLANMLASAMMTGYFLRQMEQRKELEETLFADDQMAIEPDDQLNL comes from the coding sequence ATGTTTAACCCCGAGTTCCTGACCACCGATAACAACGACGGTCAAGCGGGGAACAGCCTGATCCAGTATCTGCAGGAACAGTCTCCAGACACCCTTCAGAGGGTCGCGAAATCAGCGAGCGGCGAGATCCAGGACATCATCCGCCACAACGTTCAGGGACTGCTGGGGATGCTCCCCGGCGAGCACTTTGAGGTGAAAGTCACCTCCAACAGGGAGAACCTGGCCAACATGCTGGCCTCGGCGATGATGACCGGTTACTTCCTGCGCCAGATGGAGCAGCGAAAGGAACTGGAGGAAACGCTGTTCGCCGATGATCAGA